In a single window of the Luteibacter rhizovicinus DSM 16549 genome:
- a CDS encoding energy transducer TonB: protein MSFARPQSLAGVHPDTVRIVAMSAAIALNAAALIAVMRPMVAHMVDAPRSTQPFVLQFVEPPPPVKPPPPIELQRIPTKAPPTTTLQKHVEAPPVVTPPMATDEGTAPMVPPAPVTLSPPTEQAGPVEATLAYVAAPAPKYPAQAIRGHMQGTVTLRVLVDETGKPLDVVIESSSGHELLDRAARDQVLARWRFQPAQSNGHAVQAWARIPVNFDLRSI from the coding sequence ATGTCGTTCGCTCGTCCGCAGTCCCTGGCCGGGGTTCACCCGGATACCGTTCGCATCGTCGCCATGAGTGCGGCCATCGCCTTGAACGCCGCCGCGCTCATCGCCGTGATGCGCCCCATGGTCGCCCACATGGTGGATGCGCCTCGATCCACCCAGCCGTTCGTGCTCCAGTTCGTCGAACCACCCCCTCCCGTGAAGCCGCCACCGCCGATCGAGCTTCAACGGATTCCGACCAAGGCACCACCGACGACCACGTTGCAGAAGCACGTCGAAGCCCCACCGGTGGTGACGCCACCCATGGCGACCGACGAGGGTACGGCGCCGATGGTTCCACCCGCTCCGGTCACCTTATCGCCACCGACCGAACAGGCCGGACCCGTCGAGGCCACGCTCGCCTACGTGGCCGCGCCTGCGCCGAAGTATCCGGCTCAGGCGATTCGCGGCCACATGCAGGGCACGGTGACCTTACGTGTCCTGGTGGACGAGACCGGCAAGCCCCTGGATGTGGTCATCGAGTCCAGCAGCGGTCATGAGCTACTCGACCGGGCAGCGCGCGACCAGGTGCTCGCAAGGTGGCGTTTCCAGCCGGCGCAGTCCAACGGGCACGCGGTACAGGCCTGGGCACGTATCCCGGTGAACTTCGATCTGAGAAGTATCTGA
- a CDS encoding universal stress protein codes for MTLELLVHIGRLPPQGAGLRAALAIAARIDARLDGMHVVDLPAAAFTVPEAVPMQLDAVRQRSTDAKAVGADWSQLLESRGLKGNWRVGNGDTVTLLCHASAGYDMLVMERSSTMRGDAPVGFGVVSRTVFGASRGVLVVPEAAPVETLGEHVLVAWSGSRESALAVRSSLPLLRKAARVTVIDGSRDEDLDTCALPDTDICGWLDTHGVKADVRRLDAAAQPSPGPALLELAHQEKADLIVMGAWGRSRLSEMVLGGTTRFLFMQSDVPMLVAH; via the coding sequence ATGACACTCGAACTGCTCGTGCACATCGGTCGTCTTCCCCCGCAGGGCGCGGGCCTTCGTGCCGCCCTGGCCATCGCCGCGCGTATCGACGCAAGGCTGGACGGTATGCACGTCGTCGACCTGCCCGCCGCCGCATTCACCGTGCCCGAAGCGGTCCCGATGCAGCTGGACGCCGTCCGCCAACGTTCCACGGACGCCAAGGCGGTCGGCGCGGACTGGTCGCAGCTGCTCGAATCGCGGGGTCTCAAGGGCAACTGGCGGGTGGGCAACGGCGACACCGTCACCCTCCTCTGCCATGCCTCGGCCGGATACGACATGCTCGTGATGGAACGCTCCTCCACCATGCGTGGCGATGCACCGGTCGGCTTCGGCGTCGTGTCGCGCACCGTGTTCGGCGCCAGCCGTGGCGTGCTCGTGGTGCCCGAGGCGGCGCCGGTGGAGACCCTGGGCGAACATGTGCTGGTCGCCTGGAGCGGCAGCCGCGAATCCGCGCTGGCGGTCCGCTCCTCCCTGCCGCTGTTGCGCAAAGCGGCGCGCGTTACCGTCATCGACGGCAGCCGCGATGAAGACCTCGACACCTGCGCCCTGCCCGACACCGATATTTGCGGCTGGCTGGACACCCATGGGGTGAAGGCCGACGTGAGGCGACTGGATGCGGCCGCTCAGCCGTCACCGGGGCCGGCCTTGCTCGAGCTGGCTCATCAGGAGAAGGCGGACCTGATCGTCATGGGCGCCTGGGGGCGTTCGCGGTTGTCGGAGATGGTGCTTGGGGGAACGACGCGCTTTCTCTTCATGCAGTCGGATGTGCCTATGTTGGTGGCGCACTGA
- the trhA gene encoding PAQR family membrane homeostasis protein TrhA has product MPMATESLQPSYPFAEEVASSVIHAIGLVLSIAGLAILVAFSAMYGGPRAVVASSVFGGTLILLYTASTLYHSIPGVMAKRVLRTFDHIAIFLLIAGTYTPFTLLALPGAWGWGLFTTIWSLAIIGSLAELGILKRYRKAAVLMYVLMGWVAVIAIEPLREHVETGGLVLLFGGGMAYMLGVPFYLARKLPYHHAIWHVFVLAGSVLHFLAVLLYVIPDAPGH; this is encoded by the coding sequence ATGCCCATGGCCACCGAAAGCCTCCAACCGAGCTATCCCTTCGCCGAGGAAGTCGCCAGCAGCGTGATCCACGCCATCGGCCTCGTGCTGAGCATTGCCGGGTTGGCCATCCTGGTGGCGTTCTCGGCCATGTATGGCGGCCCACGTGCGGTAGTAGCCAGTTCGGTGTTCGGCGGTACGCTGATCCTGCTGTACACGGCATCGACGCTGTATCACTCGATTCCCGGCGTGATGGCCAAGCGCGTGCTGCGCACGTTCGATCACATTGCGATCTTCCTGCTCATTGCCGGCACCTATACGCCGTTCACGCTGCTCGCCCTGCCAGGCGCGTGGGGCTGGGGTCTGTTCACGACGATCTGGAGCCTTGCGATCATCGGCAGCCTCGCCGAGCTCGGCATCCTCAAGCGCTACCGCAAAGCAGCGGTGCTGATGTACGTGTTGATGGGCTGGGTCGCGGTGATCGCGATCGAACCCTTACGTGAGCACGTGGAAACCGGCGGCCTGGTCCTGCTGTTCGGCGGCGGCATGGCTTACATGCTTGGCGTGCCGTTCTATCTGGCGCGAAAGCTGCCGTATCACCACGCGATCTGGCACGTATTCGTGCTTGCAGGCAGCGTGCTGCATTTCCTGGCGGTGTTGCTTTATGTGATCCCGGACGCGCCGGGGCATTGA
- a CDS encoding DUF885 domain-containing protein, with amino-acid sequence MFRRLSLAAAIALTMGAAHAQDAKPADWIARSNADAQTLLDLTARFSPETATDIGVKGYDEKTADLGADTDKRQREALVAARAKYAQRLAEEKDPNVHQDLQILIKQIDGSIKGIDLNDKYLLPWYDAGQIVFSGEFSLLNEQSTPEQNQAALGRLKCYVGMTPGCKALVDEARARTSEKLGDKALLGPVRADVEQKLGNTQRYVDGIRKLFAEKKVAGSDEAMAKLDKQLKDYNAWVKKTVLPLARTDFRLPEPLYAYNLEQVGLDIAPRDLIGRAELEFMETTYALQALAPVVAKAEGLPEGDYRDVLKGLKKKQLAKDKVEPTYHEVLLKIEDAIRKQRIVELPQRQMAMRVASDAENARSPAPHMDPPPFVGNTGQRGTFVLTTGNPPKGGEKTQMYDDFTFEAAAWTLTAHEGRPGHELQFAAMVEQGVSLTRSLFAFNSVNVEGWALYSEMEMMPYEPPAGQFVALQFRLLRAARAFLDPMLNLGLIDRDRAHDILVNDVGLSEPLARQELDRYTLTSPGQATAYFYGYTRILQLRAETQVRLGKTFDRKAFNDFLIAQGLLPPDLLAEAVRTRFK; translated from the coding sequence ATGTTTCGACGACTGAGCCTCGCCGCCGCCATCGCGCTCACCATGGGCGCCGCCCATGCGCAGGACGCCAAGCCCGCTGACTGGATCGCACGCAGTAACGCCGATGCGCAGACCCTGCTCGATCTCACCGCGCGCTTCAGCCCGGAAACGGCAACCGATATCGGCGTGAAGGGCTACGACGAGAAAACCGCGGACCTGGGTGCCGACACCGACAAGCGCCAGCGCGAAGCACTCGTCGCCGCGCGCGCGAAGTACGCGCAACGCCTCGCGGAAGAGAAGGATCCTAACGTCCATCAGGACCTGCAGATCCTGATCAAACAGATCGACGGCAGCATCAAGGGCATCGACCTCAACGACAAGTACCTGCTGCCCTGGTATGACGCAGGGCAGATCGTCTTCAGCGGCGAATTCTCGTTGCTCAACGAGCAAAGTACACCGGAGCAGAACCAGGCCGCCCTGGGCCGCCTGAAGTGCTATGTCGGCATGACGCCCGGCTGCAAGGCCCTGGTCGACGAGGCCCGTGCGCGCACCAGCGAAAAGCTCGGCGACAAGGCCTTGCTTGGACCGGTCAGGGCCGACGTCGAACAGAAGCTCGGCAATACGCAGCGCTACGTGGACGGCATCCGCAAACTCTTCGCCGAGAAGAAAGTCGCCGGCAGCGACGAGGCCATGGCGAAGCTAGACAAGCAACTGAAGGATTACAACGCGTGGGTGAAGAAGACCGTGCTGCCCCTCGCACGCACCGACTTCCGCCTGCCCGAGCCGCTCTACGCCTACAACCTCGAACAGGTCGGCCTCGACATCGCACCGCGTGACCTGATCGGGCGTGCGGAGCTCGAATTCATGGAAACGACGTACGCGCTGCAGGCGCTCGCACCCGTGGTGGCGAAGGCCGAGGGTCTGCCCGAGGGCGACTACCGCGACGTGCTCAAGGGCTTGAAGAAGAAGCAGCTCGCCAAGGACAAGGTCGAACCCACCTATCACGAGGTGTTGCTGAAGATCGAAGATGCCATCCGCAAGCAACGCATCGTCGAACTGCCGCAACGGCAGATGGCCATGCGTGTCGCCTCCGATGCGGAGAACGCACGCTCGCCTGCACCGCACATGGATCCGCCCCCGTTCGTCGGCAATACGGGGCAGCGCGGCACCTTCGTGCTGACGACGGGCAATCCGCCCAAGGGTGGCGAAAAGACACAGATGTACGACGACTTCACCTTCGAGGCCGCCGCGTGGACCTTGACCGCGCACGAAGGTCGACCCGGGCATGAGCTGCAATTCGCCGCGATGGTGGAACAAGGCGTGTCGCTCACGCGCAGCCTGTTCGCCTTCAACAGCGTGAACGTGGAAGGCTGGGCTCTCTATTCCGAAATGGAAATGATGCCGTACGAACCGCCGGCAGGTCAGTTCGTCGCATTGCAGTTCCGCTTGCTGCGTGCCGCGCGCGCCTTCCTCGATCCGATGCTCAACCTGGGCCTGATCGATCGCGACCGAGCCCACGACATCCTCGTCAACGACGTCGGCCTGTCCGAGCCCCTGGCACGCCAGGAACTGGATCGCTACACGCTCACCAGCCCCGGGCAGGCCACGGCCTATTTCTACGGCTACACGCGCATCCTGCAGCTACGGGCGGAAACGCAGGTCCGCCTGGGCAAGACGTTCGATCGCAAGGCCTTCAACGATTTCCTGATCGCCCAGGGGCTGCTGCCACCGGACCTGCTGGCCGAAGCGGTACGCACGCGCTTCAAGTAG
- a CDS encoding DUF456 domain-containing protein, protein MDLFLYVLAAALIIGGVAGAILPVLPGVPMIFGGIWLAAAVDGYRHLGWGWLVAIGAIAVLGVAVDFIAGSLGAKKIGASPRALWGAGIGTTIGMFFGLPGLLIGPFAGAVIGELWSGKSILRSAHVGVSTWFGMLLGVVAKVVLSFLMIGLAGLALLFS, encoded by the coding sequence ATGGATCTGTTCCTCTACGTCCTCGCCGCCGCCCTCATCATCGGCGGCGTCGCGGGTGCCATCCTGCCGGTCCTGCCCGGCGTCCCGATGATTTTTGGCGGGATCTGGCTGGCCGCCGCCGTGGACGGGTATCGACACCTGGGTTGGGGCTGGCTGGTGGCGATCGGTGCCATCGCCGTGCTCGGCGTCGCCGTGGACTTCATCGCCGGATCGCTCGGTGCGAAAAAGATCGGCGCCAGTCCACGGGCCCTGTGGGGTGCCGGCATCGGCACCACCATCGGCATGTTCTTCGGCCTTCCGGGGCTTCTGATCGGGCCCTTCGCGGGCGCCGTGATCGGCGAGCTGTGGTCGGGGAAAAGCATCCTGCGCTCCGCACATGTCGGCGTGAGTACCTGGTTCGGCATGCTGCTAGGTGTCGTGGCCAAGGTCGTGCTGTCGTTCCTCATGATCGGCCTGGCTGGCCTCGCCCTCCTCTTCAGCTGA
- a CDS encoding RsiV family protein, giving the protein MLVRHILSLVFATAGLAACRGGTDRTNGGDSPPPARASVDKDTESGQEGLYTMELSLPDLPPRAEPLRATIERYVDRQKRAFMDSLDAPGARERARELPWDLNLDIAVASRTDRFINVQVDGSAFTGATHPAPIVDSFTYDLETHRVIGIRELFADPRAAEKAFAAEARRQLLTALDDQDEPLASDSEQIAAGTEPGKDHFRVFSLLTGPDNKVHGLTFIFPPYQVASYAAGPQAVDVPSDAFASYLKPEYRGAFR; this is encoded by the coding sequence ATGCTGGTGCGACACATCCTGTCGCTGGTCTTTGCCACGGCCGGCCTTGCAGCTTGCCGCGGCGGAACGGACCGGACGAACGGCGGGGACTCGCCGCCGCCCGCACGGGCGAGCGTCGACAAGGATACCGAATCCGGCCAGGAGGGCCTGTATACGATGGAATTGTCCTTGCCCGACCTGCCGCCGAGGGCCGAGCCGCTGCGCGCGACCATCGAGCGCTATGTCGATCGGCAGAAGCGCGCGTTCATGGACAGCCTGGATGCCCCCGGTGCGCGTGAACGCGCCCGGGAGCTGCCCTGGGACCTCAATCTGGATATCGCGGTCGCCTCGCGAACCGACCGCTTCATCAATGTGCAGGTCGACGGCTCCGCCTTCACCGGCGCAACCCATCCGGCACCCATCGTCGACAGCTTCACCTACGATCTCGAAACCCATCGCGTCATCGGTATTCGCGAGCTGTTCGCCGATCCGCGCGCCGCGGAAAAGGCTTTCGCCGCCGAGGCACGGCGCCAACTGCTCACGGCGCTGGACGACCAGGACGAACCGCTCGCCTCGGACAGCGAGCAGATCGCCGCCGGCACCGAGCCCGGCAAGGACCACTTTCGCGTATTCAGCCTGCTGACGGGCCCGGACAACAAGGTCCATGGCCTGACCTTCATCTTCCCGCCCTACCAGGTGGCCTCGTACGCCGCCGGCCCACAGGCGGTGGACGTGCCCAGCGATGCCTTCGCGTCGTACCTGAAGCCGGAGTATCGCGGGGCCTTCCGTTGA
- a CDS encoding RIO1 family regulatory kinase/ATPase, with the protein MHDATTENVTLLKADELGRIERVERGGQLLIRRDIAAARWWARAFARRAAAREARALGRLEGIDGVPRLLAWNGRVLERSYMAGEPMQVGRPLDPAYYREALRLLARLHRRGIVHNDLAKEPNWLVREDGSPGLVDFQIAWTRGRRGNLFRLLAREDLRHLLKHKRTYAPDRLSARQRAILAAPAPHSRLWRATGKRLYKLIARRIFGYWDNEGQGRIRR; encoded by the coding sequence GTGCACGACGCGACGACGGAAAACGTCACCCTCCTCAAAGCCGACGAGCTCGGTCGCATCGAGCGTGTCGAACGCGGCGGCCAGTTGCTGATTCGTCGCGATATCGCGGCGGCACGCTGGTGGGCGCGCGCGTTTGCCCGCCGCGCGGCCGCTCGCGAGGCGCGCGCTCTCGGTCGTCTGGAGGGCATCGACGGTGTGCCGCGCCTGCTGGCATGGAACGGTCGCGTGCTCGAGCGCAGCTACATGGCGGGCGAGCCGATGCAGGTCGGCAGGCCGCTGGATCCCGCGTACTACCGTGAGGCGCTGCGCCTGCTCGCCCGTTTGCACCGGCGCGGCATCGTGCACAACGACCTGGCCAAGGAGCCGAACTGGCTGGTGCGTGAGGACGGATCGCCGGGTCTGGTCGATTTTCAGATCGCGTGGACCCGTGGACGCCGCGGCAACCTGTTTCGCCTGCTGGCCCGGGAAGACCTTCGCCATCTGCTCAAGCACAAGCGTACCTACGCGCCGGACCGGCTATCCGCCCGGCAGCGGGCGATCCTCGCTGCACCAGCGCCGCATTCGCGGCTATGGCGCGCCACCGGCAAGCGCCTCTACAAGCTCATCGCGCGGCGGATCTTCGGCTACTGGGACAACGAAGGCCAGGGTCGCATCCGCCGCTGA
- a CDS encoding ferredoxin--NADP reductase: MVALATEHVIDVHHWNDTLFSFRTTRDPGFRFESGHFVMIGLEVEGRPLMRAYSIASAHYEEHLEFFSIKVQDGPLTSRLQHLKPGDPIIVSRKPTGTLVLNDLKPGKRLYLLGTGTGLAPFLSIIRDPETYERFDTIVLAHGVRHVNDLAYSDYIENVLPEHEYLGDLVREKLRYYPTVTREDFRNRGRITDAIADGEMARALGLPQINPAEDRVMLCGSPSMLDDICVLLDGEGFQASPRTREPGDYVIERAFVEK, from the coding sequence ATGGTGGCATTGGCGACCGAGCACGTCATCGACGTGCACCACTGGAACGACACGCTTTTCAGTTTCCGCACCACGCGCGATCCCGGTTTTCGCTTTGAAAGCGGGCACTTCGTGATGATCGGGCTGGAAGTGGAAGGCCGCCCGCTGATGCGGGCGTACTCGATCGCCAGCGCTCACTACGAGGAGCACCTGGAGTTCTTCAGCATCAAGGTGCAGGACGGCCCACTGACCTCGCGCCTGCAACACCTGAAGCCCGGCGACCCGATCATCGTCAGTCGCAAGCCCACCGGCACGCTGGTACTGAACGACCTCAAGCCAGGCAAGCGCCTGTACCTGCTCGGCACGGGCACCGGTCTTGCACCGTTCCTGTCGATCATCCGCGACCCGGAAACCTACGAGCGCTTCGACACCATCGTCCTCGCGCACGGCGTTCGTCACGTGAACGACCTGGCCTACTCCGACTACATCGAAAACGTGCTGCCCGAGCACGAGTACCTGGGCGACCTGGTGCGCGAAAAGCTGCGCTACTACCCGACCGTCACGCGCGAAGACTTCCGCAACCGCGGTCGCATCACGGACGCCATCGCGGACGGCGAGATGGCCCGCGCGCTCGGCCTGCCGCAAATCAATCCGGCGGAAGACCGGGTGATGCTGTGTGGCAGCCCGTCGATGCTGGACGATATCTGCGTGCTGCTGGACGGCGAAGGGTTTCAGGCGTCTCCGCGCACGCGGGAGCCGGGCGATTACGTGATCGAGCGGGCGTTTGTCGAGAAGTGA
- a CDS encoding TonB-dependent receptor: MKNQFLIRRSALALAVCTCLGGVSSVYAQSTTGSINGNVPTGGNETVLIESANGFRREVPVDARGKYAANQLPLGTYTVSLQRDGATVDSRKDVSLRVGSSTDVSFNAAPATAGSSADATSLSGVTVTGTAMPNIDVTAVDSRTIITSEQLAKLPLGRSAEAIAQLAPGVVMNGGNFKSDTGHQIASFGGAASNENAYYVNGFNTTDPLSAVGGLQLPYGAIDQQEVYTGGYSAQYGRSDGGVISQVGKRGTNEWHFGAQVIWQPAFARADNDNLYYTRVPSSAPAGDLYQPKSENRQWITTVSAYAGGPLIKDKLFFFVAGEFEKTGQHNVNSVGTNPPASTNTYKAPRWYSKLDWNINDSNILELTGASDKREGSGTRYNYDYANLQRTDKIGDVDNTKTGGDLYVAKFTSYVTDSLTISAMYGQMQTKNYDQPTNYDPSLARVDSSDQQNPALNSGTAIHNNQVADLSSPGRGNKSTNFRFDVAYTLGDHTISAGIDNVKSRAEDFGTNSPGPGYAWTYGKTDSPNTPISEAPGINFVPAPALFPNGAGGYYVSKNVVNNLVNVRSDQRAQYIEDKWQVTDTVLLSLGLRNDQFTDYNQSGQAFITQTKPQWAPRLGASWDVNGDGSFKVFGNAGRYYLGLPLNPATGAAAGYTATQQYYTYSGIDSLGRPTGLTQISQPVSANNSYGIPPDPRTVAGKGLKAENQDEYILGFDKTLGSNWVYGAKLTKRTLHAAIDDFCDIDLVKAKAAALGYSVGSTNSCYLINGGAANTFTVLDASGNAQEVPLSRDELGFPALKRKYYSLETFIEHSFDGVWYGKFDYVFSRSYGNTEGQARTDTRQDGAAGSVDWDNRYVMENANGPQGNDHTHVFKAYGYWQFAPEWQVSGNLQAASGAPEVCTGYYGPDHTDPVSYGSSYRYCNGEPSPPGSHGRLPWTFNLDLGITYRPLWADQKLAFSANVFNVLNEQRAIFRYPASEGPANTVNTIYRVPLYTQDPRYGRLAVTYDF, translated from the coding sequence ATGAAAAACCAGTTTCTAATTCGCAGGAGCGCACTCGCACTGGCGGTGTGTACCTGCCTGGGCGGCGTGTCGAGCGTCTACGCGCAGTCCACTACCGGCAGCATCAACGGCAACGTGCCCACGGGCGGGAATGAAACCGTCCTCATCGAAAGCGCCAACGGCTTCCGCCGCGAAGTGCCCGTCGACGCGCGCGGCAAGTACGCCGCCAACCAGCTTCCGCTCGGCACCTACACGGTCAGCCTGCAGCGCGACGGTGCCACCGTCGATTCGCGCAAGGACGTGAGCCTGCGTGTCGGTTCCAGCACGGACGTGTCGTTCAACGCGGCGCCGGCGACGGCCGGTTCGAGTGCCGACGCCACCTCGCTCAGCGGTGTGACGGTTACCGGTACCGCGATGCCCAACATCGACGTGACCGCCGTCGACTCGCGCACGATCATCACTTCCGAACAGCTGGCCAAGCTGCCGCTGGGACGCAGTGCGGAAGCCATCGCGCAGCTCGCACCCGGCGTCGTCATGAACGGCGGCAACTTCAAGAGCGACACCGGCCACCAGATCGCCAGCTTCGGCGGCGCGGCGTCCAATGAAAACGCCTATTACGTCAACGGCTTCAACACCACCGATCCGCTGAGCGCGGTCGGCGGCCTGCAGCTGCCTTACGGCGCGATCGACCAGCAGGAGGTCTACACCGGCGGTTACAGCGCGCAGTACGGACGTTCCGACGGCGGCGTGATCAGCCAGGTCGGCAAGCGCGGCACCAACGAATGGCACTTCGGCGCCCAGGTGATCTGGCAGCCCGCATTCGCGCGCGCCGACAACGACAACCTGTATTACACACGCGTGCCCTCGTCCGCACCCGCCGGCGATCTCTACCAGCCGAAGAGTGAAAATCGTCAGTGGATCACCACCGTCAGTGCCTATGCCGGTGGTCCGCTGATCAAGGACAAGCTGTTCTTCTTCGTGGCGGGTGAGTTCGAGAAGACCGGCCAGCACAACGTCAACTCGGTGGGTACGAATCCGCCGGCATCGACGAACACGTACAAGGCACCGCGTTGGTACTCCAAGCTCGACTGGAACATCAACGACAGCAACATCCTCGAGCTGACCGGCGCCTCCGACAAGCGCGAAGGTTCTGGCACGCGTTACAACTACGACTACGCCAACCTCCAGCGCACCGACAAGATCGGCGACGTCGACAACACCAAGACCGGCGGCGATCTCTACGTCGCGAAGTTCACCAGCTACGTCACCGACTCCCTGACCATCAGCGCCATGTACGGTCAGATGCAGACGAAGAACTACGACCAGCCGACGAACTACGATCCGTCCCTCGCGCGCGTCGACAGCTCCGACCAGCAGAATCCGGCATTGAACAGCGGTACGGCGATCCACAACAACCAGGTGGCCGACCTCAGCTCGCCCGGTCGCGGTAACAAGTCGACCAACTTCCGCTTCGACGTCGCTTACACCCTGGGCGACCACACGATCTCGGCAGGTATCGACAACGTCAAGTCGCGCGCCGAAGACTTCGGTACGAACAGCCCGGGCCCCGGCTATGCCTGGACCTATGGCAAGACCGATAGCCCCAACACGCCGATTTCCGAAGCGCCGGGCATCAACTTCGTTCCCGCACCGGCCCTGTTCCCGAACGGCGCCGGCGGCTACTACGTCAGCAAGAACGTGGTCAACAACCTGGTCAACGTCCGCTCCGACCAGCGCGCGCAGTACATCGAAGACAAGTGGCAGGTCACCGACACCGTGCTGCTTTCGCTCGGCCTGCGCAACGACCAGTTCACCGACTATAACCAGTCCGGACAGGCGTTCATCACGCAGACCAAGCCGCAGTGGGCTCCGCGCCTGGGTGCGTCGTGGGACGTCAACGGTGATGGATCGTTCAAGGTGTTCGGCAACGCCGGTCGCTACTACCTCGGCCTTCCGCTGAACCCGGCAACGGGCGCAGCCGCGGGTTACACCGCCACGCAGCAGTACTACACCTACTCCGGCATCGACAGCCTGGGGCGTCCGACGGGCCTCACCCAGATCAGCCAGCCGGTCTCGGCGAACAACTCGTACGGCATTCCGCCCGACCCGCGCACCGTGGCGGGCAAGGGCCTCAAGGCCGAGAACCAGGACGAATACATCCTGGGCTTCGACAAGACCCTGGGCAGCAACTGGGTTTACGGTGCGAAGCTGACCAAGCGCACGCTTCACGCGGCCATCGACGACTTCTGCGACATCGACCTGGTGAAGGCCAAGGCCGCGGCTCTCGGCTACAGCGTGGGTTCGACCAACAGCTGCTACCTGATCAACGGCGGCGCGGCGAACACGTTCACCGTGCTGGATGCCAGCGGCAATGCCCAGGAAGTCCCGCTCAGCCGTGACGAACTCGGCTTCCCGGCCCTGAAGCGCAAGTACTACAGCCTCGAGACCTTCATCGAGCACAGCTTCGACGGCGTCTGGTACGGCAAGTTCGACTACGTCTTCTCGCGCAGCTACGGCAACACCGAAGGCCAGGCACGTACCGATACCCGTCAGGACGGTGCCGCCGGCAGCGTGGACTGGGACAACCGGTATGTGATGGAGAACGCCAACGGCCCGCAGGGTAACGACCATACCCACGTCTTCAAGGCGTATGGCTACTGGCAGTTCGCCCCCGAATGGCAGGTCTCCGGTAACCTCCAGGCCGCTTCGGGCGCTCCGGAAGTCTGTACCGGTTACTACGGTCCCGACCATACCGATCCGGTCTCGTATGGCAGCTCGTATCGTTATTGCAATGGCGAGCCGTCCCCGCCGGGCAGCCATGGCCGCCTGCCGTGGACGTTCAACCTGGACCTGGGCATCACGTACCGCCCGTTGTGGGCCGACCAGAAGCTCGCTTTCTCGGCGAACGTCTTCAACGTCCTCAACGAGCAGCGCGCGATCTTCCGTTACCCGGCAAGCGAAGGCCCGGCCAACACGGTCAACACGATCTACCGCGTGCCGCTCTATACGCAGGATCCGCGTTACGGCCGCCTGGCAGTCACGTACGACTTCTAA